The stretch of DNA tgaaatattttcttttttttttccttcaaacaatAAAGTCAATTTCACCTCCACAAAGTCTCCagcaatattttttcaacttcatttttCTAATACTCTTCTTATTGTTTAACAAAAACGATCACTGATACAATAACAGAGGTTGTTTTGGCTGACCCGACGTAGTTCATGATCTTGACGTTTTGGATAGAATATGCCATCGTCCACGCTTCCTGTAGCATCTTTCTTTCGATTCACTTTCTGAGGCATAGAATACCTCTAACCTTTTATAAAATTATGTTTCTCATGTTTCCCAAACCCTAAAGCTTTTTGAAAGCACATCAGTGGAAACAGCTTTTTTCGGTTGTTGCATGTACTTCGTCTACTCTTCCTTTACCATTTGACTTGCAAAGAAGGATCATGTAACCTGAAAGTGGAAATGCACCTAAAACTGTTGTTTAATTATTAAATGGAAAATTCAATTGAAAACCAGTATTATTTTATctaaagaaatagtttttctctcttttagactgataaattaaaacataaaagtaGATTATTAGTAGTACTAACCGTCGTTCAGGTCTTCACTATAAGTAACTTCAAGCAACAGATTTAAGGTCCTTCCAGTAGTACTAACCGTCATTTAGGTCTTCACTATAAGTAAATTCAAGCAACAGATTTAAGGTCCTTCCAAATGTATTACAGCTTCAAATCAACCTTTGCTACTTCTTTTCCACTTCACATGTTGAAGATTAATTAGACGAAGTAGGGGCAACGGCAAGCTGTTCTTTGAAAATCTGTAAAGAGGGAAATCTTTTTCCAGTTATCAAGGCGTATACTGTTACTTctgtaataatcggtatcttaagcttaaattttaggtaaaaatcttattattttccgattctttctgggcgtttgcatGTTTAGCTGTAtggagagttattaaaattggctaaaaaattcacagtactatttaaacgaaaaaaattctatatattaacaaatatttacaacttcaaaATAACAAGCTGTAGAAATCGGACTGTATTGAAAATCATCTTCGGTGTTCcaacgattctatttattttttatctcaatcagttcactttAAATCAGAAAAGCGGTGGGcggaaggaaaagttcaaaaaataaaagttcaaggctaaccttgatcacGACATCCTCCCACCTTGAGCTCTTCACCTATAAAGAACTCAATCAGCTGTGGAGCCGAGTTCTTTTACTATTCGTCCACTTCGCGTTACCACTGGTTCCTGGTTCTTTCGAGTAGTGGCTTTATCTCCCAAAAGTGTATCTTCATCGTTCTCTGTTATTTCTAAACTGTACACACGTTGCACAGGACGTATCACAATTCCGGACTTAGTTTTTATGCGGACAACTCTGGCAATGCCATCCTTGCCTGGTAGGACTTCAAGAATTCGTCCAAGTGGCCATTGCAACCGTTTTAGGTTGTCTGATCCTATGAGAACAATTTCGCCTACAGAAGGAGGCTTAGCTTCCTTTAGACATTTCCTTGCATATTTCAGTTGTTCAAGGTATTCTTGCCGAAATCTTTTGCAGGTCTTTACGTACTCGTTGTAGATATGAATATCTTTTTCGCAAGTAGGTGACATCTACTATATCGATATCAGGTACGCCGCATTCTCTGGTTTTTTGGAGGAACATGGAAGGAGACAGTGCAACCAAATCATTTACATCTTCTGACAAGTACGTTAAAGGTCTCGAGTTGATCAGGCTTTCGATATCACACATTACTGTGTTCAGCTCTTCGTAAGTGAAGCTTGACCTAAAACTCGACGCAGAATTTGCTTTATCGTACCTATCAACCGCTCCCACCATTCGCCCCACCAAGGGGCTGAAGTTGGTATGAACCTCCAGGTTATTTTCTTCAGCGACGACTGTGATTCGATCTTTCCCCAATCTAGTTTGCTTAATTCACTGTGAGCTTTAACGAAGTTGCCTCCATTATCGGAATATAAAATTTCTGGCCTTCCTCGTCTGAGATGATTCATCAGCGCCTGAACTCCAGCATGTCTAAGTTTTTGATGTTTACTTTCTATGAGCATGTTTACGATTCGGTGTTGCGATGGCAAAATGATTGGCAATCGGaaattctttttatattttcttctaaGAATTCTCGTTTCTACTCTTAGGGGACCATTTTTATCAAGCACTGGATTAAGTTGTCTAATTCGTTGTTCATTGGTTAATTCTGGAAATGATTCTCGTTGTATCATCTTTAGCAAACTTTTTTCCGTATTTTTCATCTCCTGTACACTTAGATTtactttttgtttagaatttttagactTCGAATTCAAGTAGAACCTATAAATCCATCCAATGATTCTAATGATCTCGGATAATTTGCGTATCTGTGAAACATATCTTCGCTTTCCACATTGACTTGGGTATTTATCACAGCACTCATTCGCATTTCTCGAGAAATTTCTTCATCATTGAAAACCAAATCAAATAGTGGGCATTCGTCTCCATTTTTCTTTAACCAAAGCGGGCTCTCCCACCATCGCCAGCAGTTGTTTAGCTGAGCAGCCCCTGGAAGGAAGGTCGGCTGGATTCTCTACTCCTTtcacaaattttcacgaatttggCTTTGTTAACTTCCATATTTCACGTACTCTGTTAGCCACGAAAACTGTCCATATTTCCTCTTTTTGTATCCAAGACAAGACAACAGTCGAGTCTGTCCAAAATGTATGTTCAACATTCTTCCATTGCAAACTTTCTAAAGCTGATGTGCATAGTCTTGCTCCAACCGTGGGAGCAATCAATTCAAGACGAGGTATAGTCATCTGTTTGGCAGGAGCCACTCTGGATTTCGAAGCAAATAAGTGAACCTCAACCTCTGTGTCCGTCTGAATTCTTAAAAATACCGTAGCAGCATAGGCACGCCTGCTGGCATCACAAAACGTGTGGATGCTACAAGACTTCTTATTCTTTTCATGGCACTCCACCCATCGTGGAATTGAGACTTCTTTTAGCAGACAGAGGTCTTTAAaccaatgaagaaatttttcttttatgcttTCGTCTACTTCTGCATCCCAGGATATTCCAGATTTCCACAGGTCTTGCAACATCAGCTTAGGTAGAAGGAGAACTGGACTCACAAAACCTACTGGATCAAACACTTTGTGTGTAACAGCTAGAATCACTCGTTTAGTGATTTTGTCAAAATGTTGGTCTTATATCTAATTCAAACTCAATTCAATTGTATCCGTTTCTCCGTTCCAAATCAATCCTAAAAGATTTGTTTCGACTTCAGGGTTTTTATCGTTCGAATATTGCCAACATCTTAGGTTAAATTTTGCTTGTGCCATAATGTTATGAGattattcaatgaaattttgaagttcaacTTCAATTTCAAGGCTGGATAAAACGTTATCTACGTAAAAACTATGTTTTAGTTTTTCTACAACTTTCTGATcgtgttctgtattttttatgcaattttgaaaatgataatcCAAAACTGATCCCAATAAAAATGAACAACTATTTACTCCGAACACAACTTTGGtgtgctgaaatattttcagttcctTTGTATATATGTTCTTCCACCAGAAAAATTTAAGTTATTCTCTATCTGGTGGCCTAATGCTAATctgtaaaaaagctttttctatGTCTGCAACGACACCGTATTTATTCTCTCTGAATATTAGCAAAAGTGATGggattaattcaattaaattcgGTTCAGCTTCTAAACATTGATTCAGTGACGGCAAAAACTTAGTTCTATCAGACGCATCAAACACGGGCCGTACGGGAGTAGAACTGCTTTCTTTAATCACTGGTCTGTGGGGCAAGTAGTGTCCGCTATCAATATTTTCACTTTGTTTCACTTCCTTGATTATGCCTGAATCttcccaattttttaaaacttcatcatatcgattacttaaattttgagagCAAAGTTTCCGTGTTGTTGTCTCCAGGCGTTTCAGCGCTAATTCTTTATTTGTAGGTAATGGTAGACGATCTTCGACCCACGGTAATGCCAATTCATACACGTCcttcattatttataaaaacagaattctgaaattgcattttcatttgcaaatccTTTTCTTCCTTGCCTTTTTTAATGATCGGATCAGTAATGCCTATCACATCAAGTTCCAGATTTCTGTAATAgtaaaatctttcataaataaattcgtTACCACCATTGTAGAATTATCATCATGATCGTCAAATGGCATCTTCCCCATCAAGGTTCATCCAAGATGTGTTCCGACAGCTACGAGTCCACATGGCAGAACTATGACTTTTCCAGTGAGAAGCTTACCTGCTACATCAGCTCCAATAAATAAATCTATGTCTTCAGATTCTGTTTCTTTTGGAATCAATTGCTCtatcaaaattatatttcttttactcAATTCTTGCGCACATGGATCTAACTTCAAAGTTGgtattttagaacatattttttcttggtcAAGTACCTCAAAATTGCAGTGATATTCTTTGTTAATACTGCTAACTAATACTCTGTGTCGGTAATGTTTTTCTATGCGTTCTTTACCACCAAACAAATTATGTATAACTTTCTCTTCTTTAAGACGATCATATTGCATTTCTTCAGCGACTCGTTTACTCAGATATGACCGTTGGGAGCCAGAATCAATAAGACATCTCACGATTTTCCCTCCCTTGTTGTCTCGTAATCTGACGTACAAAGTCTGTAACAGAATGTTGGGACTACAAGTGCGGTTATTTAGCACTGTGTCATTGATAGCATTTTGACCGTCATTCTCTTTCAGCACGTCTGTTTTCACTTTATCGcgcttttggtttttattttcgtTGCACATTATAGTTGCATGTTTTCCATTACATCGTTCACAATTGATTCTAACTTTACACGTTCGAGTTCTATGACCCACTTTAAGGCAGCAAAAACAACAGccctttttcattaatatcttctttcTATCATCTAAATTCATTTTCAGCACATATCGGTAAGCAGAtgattcatgatttttcttctcacaaaatacaCACGTGTTCGAATTTGTGGAACCAAAAAGTCCGACTGCAGTTGGAATTTTCTCTTCTTCCCTTCTACTTGGGTAAGGTGGTGAGGAGTGTTTCTTCATTCGCTTCGAATCGAAGCTGAAACTTTCTTTCGCTAAGGAAATTCTTTCTTCCCCTTCAacctctgttttcaaaaaaatcattggagagatcaatttatttaattctttagtattttcattttttacagacATGCTTCTTTCCCATATTCTAATAATATCTTCTGGtaaaaaaactttcaactaaTGGATACAAAATCGAAGCATATTTATCGGAAGTAACACCCAGGGAATTTAATTCTCGGATATGTAATTCTATTTTATTATATAACTTGGCCAGGTGCATTTTCTTTTGACCCATTGAATTCGTCAAAACTAGACTCAATAATTCTCTTATATAAACTTCAATGAGCAAGTCTTCCCTACCGAATCTAGCAGTTAAGCATTCATTTCCTTTTTCGTAATTTTCCGCAGATGGGGGAAACGAATCAACGAGTTCCCTGGCACGGGAGCCTTCTACAGTAGCTtgagtcaaataaataaatttatcttcaggtgctatatttatgtcttcatgaatttttctgaactgACTCCAAAAACCGAGCCAATCCTTAATATCCCCATTAAAGTTTTTCAACTCTACTCGCGGTAACTTAAATCGGCGTTTAT from Uloborus diversus isolate 005 chromosome 5, Udiv.v.3.1, whole genome shotgun sequence encodes:
- the LOC129223007 gene encoding uncharacterized protein LOC129223007, with the translated sequence MKDVYELALPWVEDRLPLPTNKELALKRLETTTRKLCSQNLSNRYDEVLKNWEDSGIIKEVKQSENIDSGHYLPHRPVIKESSSTPVRPVFDASDRTKFLPSLNQCLEAEPNLIELIPSLLLIFRENKYGVVADIEKAFLQISIRPPDRE